The sequence GCACTCATCAGGGCTGCGGCAATGTATGCCTGGCCGAGAATCAACGTTTCCAAAGGCCCCAGATCATGGTTTGCCTGCATCTCCTTGACCATCCGGGTGGCATGTACCACCACCCCTTTAATCTGGTCATCCGCCATTAAAAAGTGGTACAGCCGTTCTTTGGCCGATGCCTGGAATTGGGCTTTTACATCATGGTTAAATATATCTTTTTTTATCATCTTTTAATTCCCCAAAGTAATCATATCGGGGTATTGTAAGACCTGATTGATAAATGTAAACCATTTGGAAGAGTAAGGCCATCGTCATGTAAAAAAACTTTTTAGGGCCCTTGTAAAAAAATACGCCCCAATTTTGCGAGCCTTTTTGTTTGTATTTTAGGTGCAAAATCTGTGACATTTATTTTTCCGAGGCCCTACTCTCAAATTATCTGATAAAATTGGTCATGATTTTGGCAACCGGTTCAGGCGCGGGAAATTGTTCTTTTCCATGTTCAATAATTTTCATGAGCCATGCCATATTTTTACCTAAAACCGTCATGATTTGTTTACCTTCTCCATCCTGCTTCATTTCCCCAGGGGCAAGACCATGTGCCACATTCCAGTAATTTGAAGAGGGCATGACCATTTCGGAGTAATTGATATAATGATTAAGGCAGTCAACTGTTGAAATTCCACCTGATCGCCGGACAGCTGCAACAGCGGCGCCGACCTTGTTCCGGAACAGACCACCGTTAACCGAAGCGACGAAAAACGCTCTGTCAAGGAAGGATTTCATTGTCCCTGCAACACCGGAAAAATGAACAGGCGAACCAAGTAAAATGCCGTCGGCCTCCTTTATTTTCTGAATCCATTCATTAACCGGATCGTCATCAAGGGTACATGTTTCATTTTGTTTTTTTACACAGCCGAGACAGGCAGTGCATCCCTGTATTTTTTTTTTGCCGACATGGATCATCTCCGTTTCAATCCCGGCATTTTCCAGCTCCTCAAAAACGATGTTCAGTGAACAGGCTGTATTTCCCTTTTTATTAGGGCTGCCATTAAATCCAACTACTTTCATAACTATTCTCCTTAGGTGTTTTGTTTATACCATCTCATCTATGAAATAGACGATCGACTATTTTGTCTGTGTCTCTGATTGCCTATGAAAATTTTGATGTATTAATTTAAACATATTTAAGAAAAGTTTGAAATGCTTGATTTTATAAAAATTTATTGGCAAGTCTACCACTATGCCGTCACAGGGAAATGATTGATGTACCTGGACTCAAAAGATGCTTTAAGCAACTGCAGGCATAGTCCGTTTTTACATTTGGAAGGCATATCATAAGCCCATAACCGTTCTTCACGGAAATGCCCTTGCCGTCGGCTGATACTTTTGATAATGCTATATATATCAATTGATGATCGAGTATCAGCAGGATTTTCATATAGGGGATTTGCACCCCGTAAGTTCCCACTCATGCAGGGCGTACACAAAAACATGCTGCGAACACACCGCAGATGTTTGCGTTGGGTATTTTAAACAACAAGCAAAGGAGAAATGTATGAAAAAGTATGGTGCAGAGTTTTTTGGAACATTCTGGTTGGTTCTCGGCGGCTGCGGTAGCGCTGTTTTAGCGGCTGCTTTCCCGAATGTTGGTATCGGACTGCTTGGTGTGTCACTGGCATTTGGCCTCACCGTCCTTACGATGGCCTTCGCCATTGGACACATTTCAGGGTGTCATCTGAATCCGGCGGTTTCGTTTGGTCTATGGGCCGGTGGGCGTTTCCCGGCAAAAGAGCTGTTGCCCTACATTATTGCGCAGGTTCTGGGCGGCATCGCAGCGGGTGGTGTCCTGTATCTGATTGCCAGTGGTAAATCAGGGTTTGACGTTTCCGCCGGTTTTGCTTCAAACGGCTATGGCGCCCATTCACCGGGTGGGTATAGTTTGTCGGCCGCACTGATCACTGAAGTGGTGATGACCATGATGTTTCTTGTCGTCATTCTTGGTGCCACCGACCAACGGGCACCCCAAGGTTTCGCACCTATTGCAATTGGCTTGTGTCTGACGCTCATTCATTTAATCAGCATTCCGGTAACAAACACTTCCGTA comes from uncultured Desulfobacter sp. and encodes:
- the aqpZ gene encoding aquaporin Z produces the protein MKKYGAEFFGTFWLVLGGCGSAVLAAAFPNVGIGLLGVSLAFGLTVLTMAFAIGHISGCHLNPAVSFGLWAGGRFPAKELLPYIIAQVLGGIAAGGVLYLIASGKSGFDVSAGFASNGYGAHSPGGYSLSAALITEVVMTMMFLVVILGATDQRAPQGFAPIAIGLCLTLIHLISIPVTNTSVNPARSTGVALFAGDWAIAQLWLFWVAPIIGGILGAVIYRFIGSEEQ
- a CDS encoding flavodoxin family protein, whose product is MKVVGFNGSPNKKGNTACSLNIVFEELENAGIETEMIHVGKKKIQGCTACLGCVKKQNETCTLDDDPVNEWIQKIKEADGILLGSPVHFSGVAGTMKSFLDRAFFVASVNGGLFRNKVGAAVAAVRRSGGISTVDCLNHYINYSEMVMPSSNYWNVAHGLAPGEMKQDGEGKQIMTVLGKNMAWLMKIIEHGKEQFPAPEPVAKIMTNFIR